tgagcaaagaatttgaatagatatttctctaaagaagatatacaaatagccaataagcatgtgaaaagatgctcaacagtaTTAGTacttaaggaaatacaaatttaagCTACAATGGATGAGATACCAATTCACAGTCACTAAGAGATGGATAAAATCAAAGACAAGTGTTGGCATGTAGAGAAACTGGGGCCCTGTCAATTTCTGTAGGAACTGCAAAAACAATGTaggcactttggaaaacagtttggtagttccTCATAAAGTTacacatagagttaccatataatccagcaatttctCTAAAGAGAAGTGAAATCCTACATCCATGCAAAAGCTTACACATTAATGTTCACAGTAGTATCATGTGTTAACAGAAAGttgaaacaacctaagtatcaaTTAACTGACGAATGGATAAAATGACATATCCatacaaatggaatattattcagccatggaAAGTTATGACGTACTGATAAACGCTAAGAATGGATGAACCCTAAAAAATGTTCATTAGAAGAAGACACAGGTCACAGACTATGATTCCAGTTACATAAAATGTCTACAATAAGCAAACCCAGAGACAAGAAATAGGTAACTATACTGCCTAGACCTGGGGGAATGGGGTATGACtaccagtattttaaaatgtacactagaaaacaaacttacaccTCAGATTTGTGATTTCTAGGGTATTATCACAAGATGaaactatatttgaaaaaaatcactttaaagaaaaaaaacttatgtaAATATAACAGATAATGATCTGAAGACTATAAAAATCATGAAgactataaaatgtttaaaaattgcaaaataacAATATAAGATGTCAACAAAAGGCATCATAAATGTACAGATTTTTTTAGTTCAACCTTTGGTTTTATCATgagtttctatttaatttttcatagaaGTTGGCTATTATTACTTGGCTAGATAAACCTTGAAGAAAATGAGTAGCCTTGATGATAGTAGGGGctccatgaatatttatttgaccAAACTCAAGACTCTGAAAGAGGCAAAAGACCATATGCTGCTTCACTAAGCAGTGGCAATCAAGGCAGTAGCACTGAGCACCCTGTACACCCACATTCATAGCACTTTACCTTCAACTCGCCTCTTCTTGGAGCGGGGGTAGCCCTGAGGGCTGACCTCTGCCGTGTTCTCTCCAGGGCTGAGAGAGTGGCAGTAGGTGGTGACTGGACCCCAGGGACGACCAGGTGCCTGGGAGACACGCTGCAGACACTTTTCCAGGTAGGACAGTCTAAGAAAGAGGCGGGATGGAGCCTGGCTGAAGTGGTCACAGCCCTCACCACACCCTTCCTCTCTCACCCACATCTTTATCCACCCACCCCTAACTTACAGCAGCTGCTTGTCCTGATGGAAGAGTCGGGGGGAGAACTCCGAAAGGAGCTCCAGGAATGCCAGATTTGGGGGCTGACTGGAGGAGCCAGCTGGAGGAAGCTCAGACAAGGAGAACTTGATGCCTTCCCTTGGTTGAGCAGAATCGTTTTAGGAAGACAGGCCCCTCCCAACTCTCTCCCAGGGCTGAGGCATCCTGTCCACGTGCTTCTTCCTCCCCCTGGACCCAGCCTGTTGCACAGGGATACCTGCTCACCCACGTGACTGCTACTCTTGGACCTGATGACCCTCCCTCTGAGACCTCACTCCCAGCTGATCCTGTACACAGCCTCTGGCGCAGCCCTCTCTGGAAGATTCGAGTACCTTGCTTTCCACCAATACTTCCTTACTTGTGTAGCATGACCACAAGGTCACGGTTCTGTAGCTGCTGGGGTCCAAAGCTCAAGGCAAATCTCCTGGCCAGGTCCCTCATCTCGATGAAAGCTGGAAGCTCATTCAGGCCCTGGGGCCCTTGTTCCTGCAGCAGTTCTGTGTATAACTGTCCAGGAGACAGGGCacatgtggggagggaggaacaagaTAGAACAAGCAAGTACTGCAATCCCTTCTCTGTCCAGAAATGCTAAAGGGCTTGGGACACCATCTGCTGTTTTTACTTCCTTTCCTCTGAGGACACTGACCCTATTCCTGACTGCCTTGCACCAGACAAGACTTCACCATGCTCTGtaacaataaattaaaatgtctGTAGTAACTGAAGGAGCTGAGAGACAACAGACtagaagaaaattagaaactCCCTATCACTTTATTGTTGGTGCTCCCATGTGCTAACTCACACAGGAGTTCTATGGGATTGGGGTAGAAACTGCCCCGacagttaaaataaattactttttatggATCTACTAGTTATGAAGGAGACTGTCATGTGAAATAAAAGTCAAAGTAAGTTAGAAACTTCCTGCTCTGAAAGATCTCACGTTCTGAACAGCTAGGGGTAGGCCGCAGGGAGGGCGCAGAAGGCCTGAGGCCCCGCAGAAGGCACCTGCGTGAGGCTCAGCAGCAGGATCCGGGAGCAGTGACTTCGGTCCATCTGCCTCGCTCTAGTCAATGTTTCCTTGATAATGTCACCATAGTCATTGTAGAACTGACGGGAAGGAAGTAGAGAAACGATGTCGACCACAGGAAAGGACTGTTTCTGTTCTGGTTTTTTCTTCACAGCCCTAACTATTACCTCCTTCCAAAAGGACCTGAGGTAGGGAATATGAATCTAAGCATGAAACAACTCATACTAAACCACATCTCCAGCCAGCAGAGACAAAGCCCCAGAGAAATCATGGTTTAGGCAAATAATTAAGGGAAGAAACCCTGCCTGGAGTCCATTTCTTAGAGAAGAGTAGTAAACCTGCCAGAATACACTGTCTCTGCCCCTAGAACAGAAGCTCCAAGGAGCAGGAACTGTtgactgttttgttcactgaggAGCCCTCAGTGCCTGGGAtactaggtgctcaataaatagaaaTCAACACAATGGTGGGTTGAGGAGACCAACGTAGGTATCTAGGTaccttggaaggactgaagcctcttctgttctttttattcCCCTTCTTACATTACCCCATTCCACAGACTAggctcacagaaataaaaaaatttctggaCAGGAAGATTAAGGTATTTTCCCTCCAATGAATTTCTGCCTAACAGCTTTTTCTCCACAATTATTTACTACTAAGTCTCTTTGTCCCTTTATTCTAAACTACGGGCCTTCCCCCCGCTTTCCCTTTAAACTTGGTACCATCACTTCCCCCCACCCTTCCTGCAGCACTCCAGTGTCTGAGGTCCTGGGTCAGGCCGTGCTCTGCCTGGCACCCCACTGTACCTTGTTGTAGTGTTTGAAAACATCCGAGGCTGCATCCATCTCCAGCACCCCATAAAGCAACAGCTTGCAGAAGCCAGCCAGGAGGCGGCGCCGCTGGTGCAGCTGCTCAATCTGTAAGTGGTCCTCCTGGGAATGACCTGGCTCACCCCGAGGGCAGAGTGCAAACGTCAGAATCACAGTTCAGGCCTCCTGCCCTCCAACCCGAGGCAGGCCTGAGCCCCAAACCCTCCCTGAGCCCCAGTACCACTGCTCAGTtccccaggctggatgaagacgTGATCCATGAGGAAGCTGGCTAGCTCAGACTGCAGGGTGGCTTCAGGAATAAAGACAAGGGGCCTGAGGAACTCTCGTCCTCCTACAATCATCTGAGGGCTGAAGATGAGAAGCAGATCACTTAACAAGACAAAAGCCTGTcggggaaaaaaagaatgcttaaaaaggacagaaaattgACCATGACAGAAATTATATTGCTAATTTCCCCTCAGAATGGGTTTCCTCAGACCATGGGAGCAGAGCTACAGACGACATGCATCCTTGACAAACGCTCACCTGCTCCTGGATCTCAGAATCCACATCTGAGAGGCAGCTCTGGCAGAGTTCACAGAAGGCCACCATCCTGCCCTTCAAACCCAACAGCTGCTTCTGTGGAGACAATGACTTCAGggggaaggaatgaaggaagacaCTGGTACTCCATTCCTCTTCCCCCTCCTCAGACCCATATTCACCTGGGAAGCATCTGATCCAGAAATGTGGGTTAGTGTCCAAAGAATGGAAAAATAGACAAGGGTCAAGGCTGGCAGGGTCACCTAAGAAccacatgttaaaaagcaaaggtcAGGAGAGTAACGGGCAGGTGGGGAGAGACACAGACAGGCAGATACACatgaaggaatgaagaaaaaagcAGACCAGAGAGAGTGAGATGAGGAGAGACCTACGTCCTTTTCTGGTGAGGAAAAAAGTGATTCTGGACAGTCTTCAGAGGAATTCTATCCTGAGCAGGAATGCCATCTTTTCCTGATTTAAAGTCTCCTATAATCCCTCAATATTATCCTTGCCTCCCCAGAAGCCAGAGAGAATGACTGTTTTTAGGTGCTAGAAAAGTACATTCACCTTCCCAGAGGGGGACAGAAGGAGCCACACACATGATGGAGCTCGCTCTCATCCACTCCACATCCCTGGGACTGGAACCACCTGCAAGGTGGCCACCGAGGACGCGGGGCCCTTTAAACACCTGCTTCCACATTTCCAACTTGTCTACTTGCCTGGTGAGGAACCTCTCCTGTGTCCACAGCCTTTCGGAGGAGTTGGTAGCAGGGCTCATAAAGCTCCCAGCGGGTTAGGTCGTGGGCActgtttggggggagggggtcggGGACGGGAAGAGGGAAATGTTACATGGAACAGAACGGAACAGAACAAACAGGCATCCACCCCACAGACACTGGCAGCAACAGAAGCGGGAGCAGGAGGGGAGCTGCTCACTTGTAGAAGGCAGAGAGGCGCTTCAGAGTGGCTGCCAGACTGTACACCTCATCCTCATCTAGAAAGGACGACTGAGGAAGAAAGGAGGTCCATGTGGCATTTCCCCGAGAACTTGCGGATCCACACCCCCATATCTTGTGGCCTCTCCCACACGGGTCTGGAGAGTCCTGTCACACAGCCCTACTTCCAACCTGAAGCAGTTCTTCAAGCTCCTGTTGGAAGCGGTCGGTCAGGAGATCCACCAGCTGGCTGCGCGCAAAGTCCACCCGGCTGAAGAACGTGAACTCAGGATTACACAGCAGGTAGAGGGCGTGAGCGCCAGCCTCAAGCACTGCGGGCTCCGCGTGTTTcaccaccacctcctggagctgcTGCAGGAGCAGCTCCAGGTGCTGAGAGAGAAAAGGTGGGAGAAGACAGTGTCGTGGGGGAGCTGGGGAAGAGAACTCCTCCTGAGGGGACTAGAGACGGGGAGAAAGGAAACAGCATTGACATTAAGCTTCAAGGATAAGATGCCTGAGAGAGGGAAGGCTTATTGGTTTTTCTAGAATCCATGTCCTTAAGAAAAACCAGGTACTGGCAGTAGAATCTTTGGCTCTAGGacaaaagcagcaaggaagaggGAATGTGTCGTCTTCTCCCCTCACTTTCTCCAAGCGCCTGGTACAGTAGATGTTGAGGTCGAAGTAGTTGAGAAGCTGCAGCAGGGGAGCCACCTTCTCTGCATCAGCTGAGAACTGCGGTGATTGAGAGGGAAGCCTGCTTATAACCTGCCACACTGCTCATTTCGAGGCCACTTCcttccaccctctctttcccagaGGCTGAGCGATGAGGCACCTCTACCttggccaggagctgggggagcaGGGGGATGAGGTGCTCAGTCAGCTTCACCTTGTCGTTGGCTTGGATCTTACGTTCTTTTGGGGTTAAGCCCTGAAATTAGTCATTTGGGGATGGGGGAaaggtgtatgtatgtgtattccTCTGCCTGATAATCTTATCTTCCTAGGAAGATAAGCAGCTCCCTTCAGATTTCTTTTGCTAGAAGTGGAATTCTTtgagaggcagaggaaggagcacCCTAACCTAAGACTCGAGGGTAAGGACAGACAGTACCTGCCAACAACCCTCAGCCCGCGCCCCTCACGCTGTACCTTCCTCCCCGTGGCCCGTCCCACAGGCGGGTGGCCCTCTGAAGCTTGCCGGACACTGGACACCAGGATTTCTACCAGCGTGCTCTCCTGTGCATCGCCCAGGTCTGGGTGGGCAGGAGGACAGAAAACAGATTCATAGACTAGCCACCCCCGATCCCTAAGAACCCCCTCCATCGCCCCCACCAACCATGACCTATGCCTTTTACAAGTCAGGAGAGCAATCTCTCCTGGTTTCCTACAAGGAGGGGAGAGGTCCCCTTCCCTGGCTACCAGCTGGTACACACTCTGGTCCTTCTCCAGCAGCAGGCTTGTCAGACTCTCCCAGTCCTTCAGCAGAGGCCCCGCACAGTCCCACAGGCTGTCAACTAAGTATGCGGCGTGGTCATGGAGCTGTGGGAGCAGGTAGATATTAAGTCACCAAAGCCACATGTTAACATGCTAGAAGTGGCTCCCGATGAATCATTTCTCCCCTTTCTGTAGAGCCAGCTCCCATCCTTCTCTACCTGCACATCTTAGCACAACAGCTCCTTTCCATACATCACCTCACTCTCCACAAAAAAGGACAGCAGAAGGTAGAAGAAAGTCCTCTGAGCACGTGGACTTCGGCGTCGCTCTCTCCCGCCCACTGCTCTTGTCTCACACTCAGGGTAGAAGAGCCTGGTAGAAGGGACACAGGGAAAGGGCACAGcacaggagaaaggaaggagtaCAAGTTACCTTGGAGGGAgaggattaaaagagaaagagacacagagctAAGGCAAGTCTCAAGGAActgaggagggaaggagacacCAAGGGAGACTAATGGGTTGGGGAGAGGAGCTTAGAGCAGCAGCAGATAATGGCGAGAAACCAAGAGAAGATGgtgttaaagaaacaaacaaaaggagcCCCGCTCACTTCCAGTACAGAAACTCCCCTGCAGCAGAGGCCAGGGCTCTGTTAGAGGCGTACACAACAGGGTAGATGCTCTCACAGTCTGCATCTGTCAGCACCCCTTCCATGCTCCTGCCGGGAGAAAAGCAGAACGAGCAGGTGGATGTGGACGTTGTCCTCCGGCACAACTAAGGTTATAAACAAGGCAGAGCCAACAAGGACTGACTCACAAAGAACCTGCAGACAGACGGATGGGAGACAGGGGTGGATGGAGAGTTAGAGAAGACGGGAAATTTCCCCCCTGGAGCTCTGGCAACTTGGGaatgatctctgtctttcaaCCTGTACACAGACAAGAGTCAACCTACAATGGGCGGAGGGAGAGAGACTCTGGAAAGGGCCTGTCTGATACTGAAAAGATAACCCTGAGATGCCTCTCTCCACTTCCCAGGACTCACTTGAGGATAAGTATCAGCAACCTAACGGCCTCCACTGCCACGTCATACTCTCGGTCCATGACCATGGAAACCATCCGGTCCTGTAAGAAGGAGAACATCACTCATTACCTCCTTGTATCCATCCCCAAACACCATCCTCTTAGAATTTGAGAGATTCctaaaggggggggggggtgtagaAGCAGATACTGGGATAGCCACAGATACATAAAAGCAATAGAAGTGGAAAAATGAGGTGAGGAAATGGGAACCACAGACAGAGCCAAGCACAGGAGCACAGTCCTGATTTTACCTTAAAGCGGCTGGTAAAGAGCTCCAGGCGCGCAGTCAAGTCTTGGTTGCCATATAGCCCTTGCAGAGCCTTCAAGCACTTCAGACGCACGTCTCGATGCTACTGAGGAGAATGGAAATATGAATGACTCCTCCTCTACTTACCCCCACTGGATGTCCATACTTCCCTCTCAGATTGCTCATTCTGGGCCTGGGTGTCCTCTATATTGAAGACCCTGAGATGTCTCAAAGAGAATGAACGACTGTCTTCTCACTTAAAGCCCAAAATTCTCCTTTTCAGCAGAATCCAGCAATCCTGATTAAAAGGATCTTTTGGTTACCACCCCAGGACTTGTATTACCACCCTATCAATaactttcttgccttttcataggGAAAGTCTTTCTCCCCTCAACTCTGTTTTAAGGCATTTAATCTCCTAAATATACCAGTCTCTCCCCTAACTTCTCCTACCCTCCCCAGTACTAGGGGAGTTTTGAGGTTCAGCATCTTGATGAGTTCATCACTGATCACTAGTGAAACACCTAAGTGGTGAGATCAGGAAAAGCTGAAGCATCCTGGGGCAGGGAAGAGGACTGACTCAACTCTCACCTTATCATGCAGGGTCCAGCCAATATATTTTAAGTAGCTGTCAGTGAGGAAAGAGGTGCTGTAGCTCTGCATCCAAGACCCAATCTCCTCGATGCAGATAGCACGGATCTCAGGAAGGACATCCCTAGGCACAGAGACAAAACTGACCCTTTTCACCTTCTCTCCAAACTGACTTTCCATCCTAGCAGATATCTGTTTATCACAGAAGAGTCTATTTTCTTGACTAAACATCAAGTACTAGCCCTTTCACTTCCTCCTCCcaatgtaaataaaatacattaaaaagtga
The sequence above is drawn from the Cervus canadensis isolate Bull #8, Minnesota chromosome 32, ASM1932006v1, whole genome shotgun sequence genome and encodes:
- the STAG3 gene encoding cohesin subunit SA-3 isoform X3 is translated as MPTHRSSSSRYQSSSSPSNASSPLRRAVAAGRRSVSASSSSSVSVAMPCDDRDSEQNSEGDSESLSAGEGSDFEDSLRRNGKKRAAKRPLKPTPAKLPKKRSRTVHAHGQKESEPPASDLFDAVKGAKSDMQSLVDEWLDSYKQDQDAAFLELVNFFIRSCGCKGTVTPEMFKKMSNSEIIRHLTEQFNEDSGDYPLTASGPSWKKFQGSFCEFVRTLVYQCQYSLLYDGFPMDNLISLLTGLSDSQVRAFRHTSTLAAMKLMTSLVRVALQLSLHKDNNQRQYEAERNKGPGQRAPERLESLLEKRRELQEHQEEIEGMMNALFRGVFVHRYRDVLPEIRAICIEEIGSWMQSYSTSFLTDSYLKYIGWTLHDKHRDVRLKCLKALQGLYGNQDLTARLELFTSRFKDRMVSMVMDREYDVAVEAVRLLILILKSMEGVLTDADCESIYPVVYASNRALASAAGEFLYWKLFYPECETRAVGGRERRRSPRAQRTFFYLLLSFFVESELHDHAAYLVDSLWDCAGPLLKDWESLTSLLLEKDQNLGDAQESTLVEILVSSVRQASEGHPPVGRATGRKGLTPKERKIQANDKVKLTEHLIPLLPQLLAKFSADAEKVAPLLQLLNYFDLNIYCTRRLEKHLELLLQQLQEVVVKHAEPAVLEAGAHALYLLCNPEFTFFSRVDFARSQLVDLLTDRFQQELEELLQSSFLDEDEVYSLAATLKRLSAFYNAHDLTRWELYEPCYQLLRKAVDTGEVPHQVTLPALTLVYFSILWTLTHISGSDASQSLSPQKQLLGLKGRMVAFCELCQSCLSDVDSEIQEQAFVLLSDLLLIFSPQMIVGGREFLRPLVFIPEATLQSELASFLMDHVFIQPGELSSGHSQEDHLQIEQLHQRRRLLAGFCKLLLYGVLEMDAASDVFKHYNKFYNDYGDIIKETLTRARQMDRSHCSRILLLSLTQLYTELLQEQGPQGLNELPAFIEMRDLARRFALSFGPQQLQNRDLVVMLHKEGIKFSLSELPPAGSSSQPPNLAFLELLSEFSPRLFHQDKQLLLSYLEKCLQRVSQAPGRPWGPVTTYCHSLSPGENTAEVSPQGYPRSKKRRVEGPSRRHREDVSASQEESLQPNSIPATPTLTSTAVKSGQPLGASEEMEEGGSSELAFPQGLYLLGNPRSRSLSPQHFQTPLNSSGSGLGKQLTRLSLMEEDEEEFEIQNDSSEEWQGSGKSSSSSEHRLDLLDSTELNIEDF
- the STAG3 gene encoding cohesin subunit SA-3 isoform X2 — translated: MPTHRSSSSRYQSSSSPSNASSPLRRAVAAGRRSVSASSSSSVSVAMPCDDRDSEQNSEGDSESLSAGEGSDFEDSLRRNGKKRAAKRPLKPTPAKLPKKRSRTVHAHGQKESEPPASDLFDAVKGAKSDMQSLVDEWLDSYKQDQDAAFLELVNFFIRSCGCKGTVTPEMFKKMSNSEIIRHLTEQFNEDSGDYPLTASGPSWKKFQGSFCEFVRTLVYQCQYSLLYDGFPMDNLISLLTGLSDSQVRAFRHTSTLAAMKLMTSLVRVALQLSLHKDNNQRQYEAERNKGPGQRAPERLESLLEKRRELQEHQEEIEGMMNALFRGVFVHRYRDVLPEIRAICIEEIGSWMQSYSTSFLTDSYLKYIGWTLHDKHRDVRLKCLKALQGLYGNQDLTARLELFTSRFKDRMVSMVMDREYDVAVEAVRLLILILKSMEGVLTDADCESIYPVVYASNRALASAAGEFLYWKLFYPECETRAVGGRERRRSPRAQRTFFYLLLSFFVESELHDHAAYLVDSLWDCAGPLLKDWESLTSLLLEKDQNLGDAQESTLVEILVSSVRQASEGHPPVGRATGRKGLTPKERKIQANDKVKLTEHLIPLLPQLLAKFSADAEKVAPLLQLLNYFDLNIYCTRRLEKHLELLLQQLQEVVVKHAEPAVLEAGAHALYLLCNPEFTFFSRVDFARSQLVDLLTDRFQQELEELLQSSFLDEDEVYSLAATLKRLSAFYNAHDLTRWELYEPCYQLLRKAVDTGEVPHQVTLPALTLVYFSILWTLTHISGSDASQKQLLGLKGRMVAFCELCQSCLSDVDSEIQEQAFVLLSDLLLIFSPQMIVGGREFLRPLVFIPEATLQSELASFLMDHVFIQPGELSSGHSQEDHLQIEQLHQRRRLLAGFCKLLLYGVLEMDAASDVFKHYNKFYNDYGDIIKETLTRARQMDRSHCSRILLLSLTQLYTELLQEQGPQGLNELPAFIEMRDLARRFALSFGPQQLQNRDLVVMLHKEGIKFSLSELPPAGSSSQPPNLAFLELLSEFSPRLFHQDKQLLLSYLEKCLQRVSQAPGRPWGPVTTYCHSLSPGENTAEVSPQGYPRSKKRRVEGPSRRHREDVSASQEESLQPNSIPATPTLTSTAVKSGQPLGASEEMEEGGSSELAFPQGLYLLGNPRSRSLSPQHFQTPLNSSGSGLGKQLTRLSLMEEDEEEFEIQNDSSEEWQGSGKSSSSSEHRLDLLDSTELNIEALPHLHDMTT
- the STAG3 gene encoding cohesin subunit SA-3 isoform X1 translates to MPTHRSSSSRYQSSSSPSNASSPLRRAVAAGRRSVSASSSSSVSVAMPCDDRDSEQNSEGDSESLSAGEGSDFEDSLRRNGKKRAAKRPLKPTPAKLPKKRSRTVHAHGQKESEPPASDLFDAVKGAKSDMQSLVDEWLDSYKQDQDAAFLELVNFFIRSCGCKGTVTPEMFKKMSNSEIIRHLTEQFNEDSGDYPLTASGPSWKKFQGSFCEFVRTLVYQCQYSLLYDGFPMDNLISLLTGLSDSQVRAFRHTSTLAAMKLMTSLVRVALQLSLHKDNNQRQYEAERNKGPGQRAPERLESLLEKRRELQEHQEEIEGMMNALFRGVFVHRYRDVLPEIRAICIEEIGSWMQSYSTSFLTDSYLKYIGWTLHDKHRDVRLKCLKALQGLYGNQDLTARLELFTSRFKDRMVSMVMDREYDVAVEAVRLLILILKSMEGVLTDADCESIYPVVYASNRALASAAGEFLYWKLFYPECETRAVGGRERRRSPRAQRTFFYLLLSFFVESELHDHAAYLVDSLWDCAGPLLKDWESLTSLLLEKDQNLGDAQESTLVEILVSSVRQASEGHPPVGRATGRKGLTPKERKIQANDKVKLTEHLIPLLPQLLAKFSADAEKVAPLLQLLNYFDLNIYCTRRLEKHLELLLQQLQEVVVKHAEPAVLEAGAHALYLLCNPEFTFFSRVDFARSQLVDLLTDRFQQELEELLQSSFLDEDEVYSLAATLKRLSAFYNAHDLTRWELYEPCYQLLRKAVDTGEVPHQVTLPALTLVYFSILWTLTHISGSDASQSLSPQKQLLGLKGRMVAFCELCQSCLSDVDSEIQEQAFVLLSDLLLIFSPQMIVGGREFLRPLVFIPEATLQSELASFLMDHVFIQPGELSSGHSQEDHLQIEQLHQRRRLLAGFCKLLLYGVLEMDAASDVFKHYNKFYNDYGDIIKETLTRARQMDRSHCSRILLLSLTQLYTELLQEQGPQGLNELPAFIEMRDLARRFALSFGPQQLQNRDLVVMLHKEGIKFSLSELPPAGSSSQPPNLAFLELLSEFSPRLFHQDKQLLLSYLEKCLQRVSQAPGRPWGPVTTYCHSLSPGENTAEVSPQGYPRSKKRRVEGPSRRHREDVSASQEESLQPNSIPATPTLTSTAVKSGQPLGASEEMEEGGSSELAFPQGLYLLGNPRSRSLSPQHFQTPLNSSGSGLGKQLTRLSLMEEDEEEFEIQNDSSEEWQGSGKSSSSSEHRLDLLDSTELNIEALPHLHDMTT
- the STAG3 gene encoding cohesin subunit SA-3 isoform X6; translated protein: MQSLVDEWLDSYKQDQDAAFLELVNFFIRSCGCKGTVTPEMFKKMSNSEIIRHLTEQFNEDSGDYPLTASGPSWKKFQGSFCEFVRTLVYQCQYSLLYDGFPMDNLISLLTGLSDSQVRAFRHTSTLAAMKLMTSLVRVALQLSLHKDNNQRQYEAERNKGPGQRAPERLESLLEKRRELQEHQEEIEGMMNALFRGVFVHRYRDVLPEIRAICIEEIGSWMQSYSTSFLTDSYLKYIGWTLHDKHRDVRLKCLKALQGLYGNQDLTARLELFTSRFKDRMVSMVMDREYDVAVEAVRLLILILKSMEGVLTDADCESIYPVVYASNRALASAAGEFLYWKLFYPECETRAVGGRERRRSPRAQRTFFYLLLSFFVESELHDHAAYLVDSLWDCAGPLLKDWESLTSLLLEKDQNLGDAQESTLVEILVSSVRQASEGHPPVGRATGRKGLTPKERKIQANDKVKLTEHLIPLLPQLLAKFSADAEKVAPLLQLLNYFDLNIYCTRRLEKHLELLLQQLQEVVVKHAEPAVLEAGAHALYLLCNPEFTFFSRVDFARSQLVDLLTDRFQQELEELLQSSFLDEDEVYSLAATLKRLSAFYNAHDLTRWELYEPCYQLLRKAVDTGEVPHQVTLPALTLVYFSILWTLTHISGSDASQSLSPQKQLLGLKGRMVAFCELCQSCLSDVDSEIQEQAFVLLSDLLLIFSPQMIVGGREFLRPLVFIPEATLQSELASFLMDHVFIQPGELSSGHSQEDHLQIEQLHQRRRLLAGFCKLLLYGVLEMDAASDVFKHYNKFYNDYGDIIKETLTRARQMDRSHCSRILLLSLTQLYTELLQEQGPQGLNELPAFIEMRDLARRFALSFGPQQLQNRDLVVMLHKEGIKFSLSELPPAGSSSQPPNLAFLELLSEFSPRLFHQDKQLLLSYLEKCLQRVSQAPGRPWGPVTTYCHSLSPGENTAEVSPQGYPRSKKRRVEGPSRRHREDVSASQEESLQPNSIPATPTLTSTAVKSGQPLGASEEMEEGGSSELAFPQGLYLLGNPRSRSLSPQHFQTPLNSSGSGLGKQLTRLSLMEEDEEEFEIQNDSSEEWQGSGKSSSSSEHRLDLLDSTELNIEALPHLHDMTT
- the STAG3 gene encoding cohesin subunit SA-3 isoform X5 → MPTHRSSSSRYQSSSSPSNASSPLRRAVAAGRRSVSASSSSSVSVAMPCDDRDSEQNSEGDSESLSAGEGSDFEDSLRRNGKKRAAKRPLKPTPAKLPKKRSRTVHAHGQKESEPPASDLFDAVKGAKSDMQSLVDEWLDSYKQDQDAAFLELVNFFIRSCGCKGTVTPEMFKKMSNSEIIRHLTEQFNEDSGDYPLTASGPSWKKFQGSFCEFVRTLVYQCQYSLLYDGFPMDNLISLLTGLSDSQVRAFRHTSTLAAMKLMTSLVRVALQLSLHKDNNQRQYEAERNKGPGQRAPERLESLLEKRRELQEHQEEIEGMMNALFRGVFVHRYRDVLPEIRAICIEEIGSWMQSYSTSFLTDSYLKYIGWTLHDKHRDVRLKCLKALQGLYGNQDLTARLELFTSRFKDRMVSMVMDREYDVAVEAVRLLILILKSMEGVLTDADCESIYPVVYASNRALASAAGEFLYWKLFYPECETRAVGGRERRRSPRAQRTFFYLLLSFFVESELHDHAAYLVDSLWDCAGPLLKDWESLTSLLLEKDQNLGDAQESTLVEILVSSVRQASEGHPPVGRATGRKGLTPKERKIQANDKVKLTEHLIPLLPQLLAKFSADAEKVAPLLQLLNYFDLNIYCTRRLEKHLELLLQQLQEVVVKHAEPAVLEAGAHALYLLCNPEFTFFSRVDFARSQLVDLLTDRFQQELEELLQSSFLDEDEVYSLAATLKRLSAFYNAHDLTRWELYEPCYQLLRKAVDTGEVPHQVTLPALTLVYFSILWTLTHISGSDASQSLSPQKQLLGLKGRMVAFCELCQSCLSDVDSEIQEQAFVLLSDLLLIFSPQMIVGGREFLRPLVFIPEATLQSELASFLMDHVFIQPGELSSGHSQEDHLQIEQLHQRRRLLAGFCKLLLYGVLEMDAASDVFKHYNKFYNDYGDIIKETLTRARQMDRSHCSRILLLSLTQLYTELLQEQGPQGLNELPAFIEMRDLARRFALSFGPQQLQNRDLVVMLHKLSYLEKCLQRVSQAPGRPWGPVTTYCHSLSPGENTAEVSPQGYPRSKKRRVEGPSRRHREDVSASQEESLQPNSIPATPTLTSTAVKSGQPLGASEEMEEGGSSELAFPQGLYLLGNPRSRSLSPQHFQTPLNSSGSGLGKQLTRLSLMEEDEEEFEIQNDSSEEWQGSGKSSSSSEHRLDLLDSTELNIEALPHLHDMTT